The following are encoded together in the Deinococcus misasensis DSM 22328 genome:
- a CDS encoding 5-oxoprolinase subunit PxpA: MDLNCDLAEGAPFDHQLIETIDSANIACAFHAGSPSLIRETALLCLDHGVHVGAHPGFLDRANFGRLEQQVTPQEVYELVTFQVAGMLGILNPIEIPLHHVKLHGALYNQTARDLNLARAAVHGILEQHQDVVFYGLAGSAHIQAAREVGMKVWQEAFMDRTYQPDGSLTPRSHPDALHHSTEAALNQAREIASGHVTALGGQKIALQADTLCLHGDGEHAVEFALAVREVLRSGQ; the protein is encoded by the coding sequence ATGGACCTGAACTGTGACCTTGCAGAAGGTGCTCCTTTTGACCATCAACTGATTGAAACCATTGACAGTGCCAACATCGCCTGTGCATTCCATGCAGGAAGTCCCTCTCTCATCCGTGAAACGGCCCTGCTGTGCTTGGACCATGGGGTGCATGTGGGGGCACACCCCGGTTTTCTGGACCGTGCCAACTTTGGCCGTCTGGAACAACAGGTGACCCCACAAGAGGTTTATGAACTGGTGACGTTTCAGGTGGCAGGCATGCTGGGCATCCTGAACCCCATCGAGATTCCCTTGCACCACGTTAAATTGCATGGTGCCCTTTACAACCAGACCGCTCGGGACCTGAATCTGGCCCGAGCAGCCGTGCACGGCATTCTGGAGCAGCATCAGGATGTGGTTTTTTACGGCCTCGCAGGCAGTGCCCACATTCAGGCTGCCCGCGAAGTGGGCATGAAGGTCTGGCAAGAAGCCTTTATGGACCGCACCTATCAACCCGACGGTTCCCTGACGCCCAGAAGCCACCCTGACGCCCTGCACCACTCCACAGAAGCTGCCCTGAATCAGGCCAGAGAAATTGCCAGTGGTCATGTGACGGCACTTGGGGGTCAGAAGATTGCGCTGCAAGCAGACACCCTCTGTTTGCATGGAGATGGAGAACACGCCGTGGAATTTGCTCTGGCAGTCCGTGAAGTGTTGAGAAGCGGTCAGTGA